The following is a genomic window from Rutidosis leptorrhynchoides isolate AG116_Rl617_1_P2 chromosome 8, CSIRO_AGI_Rlap_v1, whole genome shotgun sequence.
tgattttttaacaaaataaagagatcataagctagaaaacttagatccaacaaagtaatgaagattcaaaactagaaagcttgaatctttcatgttcttgaaggattcaaatcaaagtttgaatctacaagatataacaagatcaaaaagctaaaaagcttgatctcatgatgatgatgatgatgtcgtgtttaagaagagaagaagaagaagaataaaattttaagaacttacaattttagtgtgataaagactagagagaaaattagagagcaagtgtgcgtaaaatgagaatgagatcaagtgtgaaatgaaagaataaggcttgtatttatagtggtggaggtggtgctTTGTGTCTCCAAAATCGTAGGCCAAGGGggaacaagggggacaactttttgctttttgcatggtggtggtctaaaggtggtgcttgttgttgggatctcatgcaacatatgtagtaatggttaacaaaaatgctagtatgttggctcatcttaatgggtttttgtcctacatcttaatagatcataaatccattaaagttgggctaattcaatgatccattaactagagtagggtgggcctaagtccattaaggtaaaaagtccaataagactaactagtgtgcattagtaaattactaagcgtaattaagcaaccaatcagccaagtaattgtcattagaaaataacaattagttttacgtagtcataatattcccattacgacaaaagtttaacgtgtacaaagtacgtagctcgttcaaaacgacaagtgacactaacggttgtAAAAGCAtttgaggatcaagttaagtgattaaacacttaatagcacgttttaagacattaacgaaagtaattaatcatgaataaagatcccagagcataaactagctcagtacgcacaaatacgcagtttcgtgaaagtatagagcacaaaaatataagtctaaaaagtcgggtcgttacaaacctccaccaccatttcccgGATAAGGCTAAATTTTTACATTTAAGGGAACCGCTACTAAGTCCACCATCCGAGAATGGAAGAATAACACGGTCCCATTTGACCCAAGAAATCTTTTTACCCACCTATAATCCCCTCAAAAAAAAATTCTCCTCACACTCTCTAATTCTTTAAGGATACAGGGCGGGGCACGGaagatcgaaaagtaatataaagggAGACTAGCGAGGACCGATTTGACAAGTGTTAAACGTCCACCGAAGGAGATCGTACGTGCTTTCCATTCCGAAAGTTTGAGTTTAAATTTATCCATAACAACCTTCCAATCACTATTCTTTTTTATCTTAGTACTGATAGGAAACCCGAGATATTTGAACGGGAATGAGCCCATGTCGCAACCAATGTCATCAGCTAAAACTTTTACCTCATCATTTGGGATCCCGACGCCTAATAAATTACTTTTTCTCATGTTGATTTTTAAGCCCGAGGCAAGCTCAAAGCATTTAAGGAGATGTAACAGGCTTTTCAAATTTTCACGAACATATTCACCGAAAAATATTGTGTCATCAGCATACTGGAGGTGTGAGACCGTGATGTTGTCGTTACCTACTTTTACACCATTAAAAAGTCTCTTCTCAACAGCGGTTTTCGTGAGTATATTAAGGCCTTCGGTAGCGAGGATAAAAAGAAACAAAGATAGTGGGTCACCTTGTCTCACGCCCCTTCCCATTTTGAATTCTTCTGTTGGAGAGCCGTTCACAAGAATCGAAATTGAAGCTGACTTGAGGCATGACATTATCCACTTACACCATTTATTTCCGAAACCCATACAAGTCATTACTTCACTCAAAAAGTCCCATAAAATAAATGGTCGGTTAATTATTTAGTCTTTTTAGTCATATTATATGTGCCTGACCCATAAAATAAATGGTCGGTTAATTAtttattgtatttatatttatatcagcTTTTATGAATAAGGTTTTAGTCGAATGTGGTAAAGATGAATCAAAATGCAAATTTGAGTCACAAcataataattttataaactagTGACCTTCAAAGGTAAAATGATAAATCGTGTATGGTTGTGTTATATCTCTCATTTATTaggtgataattataattatattattgttataattcagtaggcttataactacctttagtggtttgattcttgatgttataattcagtaggcttataactacctttagtgatttgattcttgattaagaatactaataatgaagtgtaagaacaaagatgataatggagagaaagaaagaaacactttgtaagtgtgagaaatggtgcaagtttaatgcttgcattcatggctatttatagtaaaaatatcacaagtttaggtaatacaataatattacttttgtgtatcaataattgactatccatatatatatatatatttatatattataacactcccccttggatagcaattttgtttgttgaagatcaactgtaagttactgcctcgttaaaaaccttgctaaagaaaacccagtgggaaaaactttagctaagggaaaaagagtgcagcatggagttgactccccctcaagtagacatcgcttcggttgttacatcttttgaacatgtctcatgccaatgttatgaacgtgtgttctgaaaatagcagttggaagtgctttcgtgaaaagatcagcagagtttttgctggattgaacatatctcatttcaatctcgttgtccttaatgagattttgagtgtatgagaagaatctaggaggtatgtgtttggttcggtcacttttgatatacccttctttcatctgtgctatgcaagctgcattatcttcatagataattgttggacttttatcgcgttctagtccacaagaatcagtaatgatttgtgtcattgatctcaaccaaaaacattcccgagtagcttcatgtaatgtaatcacttcggcatgatttgatgatgtagcaacaagtgtttgtttttgagaacgccatgatattgcagtacctccatttagtaaTACAtttccagtttgagatttagctttatgtggttcagataaataacctgcattagcataaccaaccaaatcttgttttgattcgttagaataaaataatcctaaatcagtagttcctcgaaggtatcgaaatatgtgtttgatcccattccagtgtcttttggtaggagcagagctgaaccttgccaacaaattaactgcaaaagaaatgtcaggtcttgtacaatttgtaagatacataagagctccaattgcactaagatatggtacttctggcccaagaatatcttcatgatcttcacatggacgaaatggatcagtttcaacattgagtgatctaacaaccataggagtacttaatggttttgccttgtccatattgaaacgtttcaaaatcttttcagtatatgttgtttgatgtacaagtaaatcattaggcatatgctcaatttgtaaaccaaggcaatacttggtttttccgagatctttcatttcaaattctttctttagaagttgaatggcttcatagatctctttatttatacctatgatgttaagatcatcaacataaacagctatgatca
Proteins encoded in this region:
- the LOC139864654 gene encoding uncharacterized protein, giving the protein MSCLKSASISILVNGSPTEEFKMGRGVRQGDPLSLFLFILATEGLNILTKTAVEKRLFNGVKVGNDNITVSHLQYADDTIFFGEYVRENLKSLLHLLKCFELASGLKINMRKSNLLGVGIPNDEVKVLADDIGCDMGSFPFKYLGFPISTKIKKNSDWKVGKKISWVKWDRVILPFSDGGLSSGSLKCKNLALSGKWWWSIYVPGGGFTSTLPRSCASLLNVWPNIINACSIFSELGIDFKSSFTKAVGNGVSTKFWKDIWLGNVRLADKFNRLFRLDLDGDASVADRVQLTDTGHKLFGQWRREPQGRVAAELLELTNLVAGFNSWSEEDDSWKWNLSSSGKFTTKKLTEIVVEKLLIDGRGLPETIRNNLVPKKIEIFIWRLLKKRLPTLIE